Within Vicia villosa cultivar HV-30 ecotype Madison, WI linkage group LG1, Vvil1.0, whole genome shotgun sequence, the genomic segment atcttcaacctcaagctctccatttttgaaattctgaacttactcgtttctctgaaaatggagatcgtgaggatgatagagagcaactgggcttgtatgaacgatcccaaaagcttccttgtggctcagtgatgctaactgaatgcttgtaatgacctcaaacctcctgaattgttctatggacctccctcgatttcagcttcaagtgaacatggagggtgttgattctcgagttacagatgagctgcagccatctggttagcttcactatgacctgaggagtgtgtctggatgattggcttgccttgaaaccttctgaatcactccatggacctccaactgcagatgctccaaagtgagagaaacaatggtgttcctccacctacagaagtgatccaggtgcttggatcacctcaaatgacctcccttgagatgttagaatgctcacttcccaaagataagctctggtttgaagaaatcgattcttcttgccaaagaactttgaaaaacaatgaacaagagaagagaaagagaaagcaagtaatatggttgctttggtgtgtttttctactgaattgtgctctcctatttataggcaaatgtctcagtactgagtgagagagtgagcttgcttagtgaagcaagtttggtttcttagccatgaagaaatttcaaagaatatccaagtgtgatcattgcattttcgagccacctcccctatccattgattctatctgatcttgggggacaattcagatgcaaagtgagctctaattggttgatgagaagattccttgggtgattcatcaatttgccataaattctcaaatgtaatcattacataatcacatgttcttgttttaggaatcttcttcaattatcatggcatggtgaaaatgaatgcatggcatgtttgcagatgtattatgggtcatgtagcatctgaatttgaggtcatgtgcacaaaacttcaaagttccaaaatgatgcatgacctataatttcacttcatgaggccaactttgaacaagcataactcttagctcaaattgaattttgagaaggttgaacacaatttggaaagccctaaacatctactttaaatcattagtttatgtcttcttcagaatcctttgggaaatttgtgaaaaatgaggccaaagttggaagaaaactagtgTTTATGAGgccaagtgtttatgacctaaacttcaaaatttccaaaacttcataaatggttgatcttttgaaaaaagttcccttgtaagatgttgttttatttggcaagatctacaactttcatgttggaagttttttgagttgtgtaggtgaaattttgagatctcaccatgccctcaaaaaccctaattcccgacttttcgctccttgatgaatttctttgaatttctttggccaaatgactttgacatccatatattgatgatattgatctttgaaagtcattttttgaccaaaaaccttaaaagtcaatgatgatccttcacagttgactttttcctgacaaagtgaatttttgggcttttgtgtagaaataagatcttctccccaaatggatgatataaatggattatatggaggtagtagagatccttgaatcatgtcttgagttttggattcatgccctgatcagaagtcaactatcttggtgaattaggtcaaaaccctaatttgtcgaccatgtgaaaataatgactgtagactttgaattgaagtgtaatgtccagtggatcttgtcatatgagttatttgaagatgattgatgtctttgaatggtttcctggggctttttagggtttcccaaaagtgatccctgattttagtccttgataggttcaaaaccctagtctggtgacctgagtaaacctgtactcatatgactggatgtctaatcaatcatagatgagaaaagtgaagtttttgagccccatgattgtattagagactagtctttgtattgattgatcctttgcctgagctttcttgtctttgagcatccttgattaggtaccagatggagaaatgactgctctgggtacttgtcttgacctgatgaaaaatcctgaagatatgtcatctcaggggggtcaaaaattagggtatgacagtgacGTATGATATTTTGGTTGAAATAGCGAAGTAAATTAGACGGTAACGAATATACCGcaaagtgatgattattatgacttgaactgtaaatatattgtttatcatcaccctgtttatattgtttgatatctcatccCTTTAATTTTTTCGCCGTTACCtatatactggtaacgtgcaggtgatagcttgGATGAAGGTTTAGACGCCGTGAGTCAAGTCGGTGGTCACTCTGATACGTAAAACTTGGGGGAATAAACgcatgttttaattatttgttacttgctgaatttttaaTGATGTCTTATTGTGGAATTGTAGCTTAAAGCTATACGGCGAAGATGTTgtgattaaattgaaaaattgtgaagttttgtgaattccgcttcgagataaaataattatttaatgaagtgattttgagaattaaattaaatgttataatttgtccgttttaaatgtatgtgcaatgtatctATGTGAAGACGTGAATGTCGTATATGATTTAAATGAAGAAATGTGACATCTCAATTGTTGATAAAGTTTTAGAATAACTCTTATTTTTCGTTATAATTACCGAATAATTTATCgtgtagaattggggtgttacacttttcGAGATTAAGAGAATAATATATATCTCGGGATAGTAGAATAAGACTTCTTAGAGTTATTGTGTATTTTGAAGTCCTCTAAGAATATGTTATACTTTATAGTACGCGCAAGAATATATGCCAATATCAGATTATATAATTGTGTACACATGCACTCCCACTGATCCAATATTTATCAGAGTCCACTAGTATTAAATACTCCAATTATACTTAAACAATTAATGGGATactaatttgattttattttagtgcAAAATTATATAGAGAattgtttgtaaaatatatattcATTAGAATTTTACAAACTCAACCATATATTTTGCACCTAAGTAGAATATATCATTACTTAGATAATTTCACATGAAAGAATATGATGGTCATATAAAGGAGGTTTACCATCATTTAGTTGAAATCAAATCATGTTGGGAATTTTGTTGTGAATTAagacaaaattcaatatcaatttgtgaggcaAAGAATAGTAGCGACCAATATAAATGgtctacaacaataataatttgTACACAGATAATATAACAGAATAAAGCGAGAAAAAGACGAAGATTTATTTACCCAGTTCGGTCAAACGATCTACTGTGGGGAAGAGAGCcgctctccaattcactatactcagaaagttgttacaagataTTACAGATGAGTTACAAGGAAATAGCCTTCGCAGTTTCCAAAGAACAAatcctattttctattttctacccaagtgtttcccaacctctccaactctcaatataagaatcacttAAACCCAAGGTGTTTAGAAGTTTTTGTCTTTCTAAGTTTTCCCTTGGAATTCCCTAAACTCTTAATCTAAGCTCTAAGATCGTCACACTAAAATAACAGAAGAAATACCTATTTATAATAGCCAAACTCCAACAAATCCATAACAAATCGCAAAACATATCTCCTTAATTGTTAGTTATAATATctctaaaatattataaatatcttataatatctcttagactattataaatatatatcttataatatcttttagaatattataaatatatattttataatatcttttagaatattataaacatcttataatatctttttatattaatttatatgattttcaaattaatataaaatattctaacattaatgaatggATCAATGAACTGAACCGACTGAATTCGATACCTGTAAATCGCTCGAACCAAATTATTTTTCGACTTTCTAATTTTTGGCAATCTcgaaacatgttttctttctcttcatcaacaaagattttaaggcatacttcaacaaatttttataatattaaatatataattatatacaatattttattaaatcacTCAAAACTCAAATGCTACAATTATAATCACACACATTTATGAAACATGTTACACGCAACGAAAATATACGAGATTTAATTTTAACTATTATTGAGGATATACCACAAATAgtcataaatttttattaataacaTGAGACTATAATATCCTCAATATAAGTctctataaaataatattatataaatagtatttatttttcatttctatATAATTGACACATTAAATTCTCTCAATTGATAGAGGATAATAgttgaattattaaattaaaaatttaaaaaatatttaaacaaatatcCAACTATTTTCTCTATCACACAATGATCATATGAAGAAACATTACACCGATAAGGTATGTCCATCACTTACCTAAAACATAGAGAATTGAAAttcattttaatgaaaaaatatttaaaataaattattgaattttataaaattaaaatattacgtgtctttaaaagaaaatataacaaCAATGTACAAATATTATATCACCAAAATTTTAATACCGATAGAGTATTCGAATCATAATTTACATAATCATAAATCACAAGTACATTGaaaaacaatttatattaataataatataccgATATGGTATAACTATTATCAATATAATATTCTatcataattaaaattatttaaatattttattaaacaaaatttatataaatataccTACGATAGGTGAGTTACAATCATACGAATTcagaatatttattttttatttaaaataggaGAATTTATATAATTGTATCCCCAATATgtgaaattacaaatgaaaatttattacataattatttaaaatacaactctcaaaataataaaatttctaaTATACTTGTCGTAAAaactgtattttatttatttatttatttatttgtgtatATAACAAGAAATCAATAAAAACAAATAgagagttttaattttaaaaaacaaaaaataatatgaattttataaatagataattttgaaaacaatttttttaaatgcaATTATATTGTAAgtcataaaaataattataactaaCCTCACCGAGAATGAGACATGCATCCTTAAATATTATAGAGATAGTGTGAGCATTGATGAGTTTAAAACTTACAATATCATCTCAAAAGttcacatattaacataaatcattataacaaaataaaaataataaaaaattcatacaATTCAAGGATAATATATCcagaatattaataaaatcataatttaattttcttaaaataaaatacatatattaaattaatGTATCAATCATGgaataaaatcaatttctatcataTCGTGCCAAAAAATAGTTATTAAGTATAACTGATTTTCATGTGTCCGATCTAATTAAATCTCATGATGGCAGAGTAATTTTTCAACCCTTTTAAAACTAATCTCATAAAAATAATCTCAAtttcatatattaaaattttaaaatacaatGAGATCTTATTCTTGTTGAGATAATATCATCAACCTTATATTCCTAAATAActgttaattaaataattgatcttTACTATTCACAGCCTACTAAATATCTTAGAAGTGAAGAACACACATTTAGGAATGCAATATTATTctataattataaaaacaaaatgaTGTTAAAAAGGATAGTAATGATTATAGATATATGGCAAACACATCTAAAATTAATTATCATTGTAAATTCACACATATTTATCAAGATATGGTGCATGTTGAAGGGTTCCTTTTTTATCTGTGTTTTACCTGGATTAGAGTTTGTAAGATGGTAAGAAAGGGTAGACCGGCGACCGTAGCAGATGGATGGACGACGATAGGCAATATGAAGAAGCGGACACCGAAGGGGGGTGGTTGGGAAAGGAGCATGAAGGAAGGGGAATCTAAAACAACCACATATTTTGTAACAGAGTTCGCTGATTACTGGGAAGCCAGAGATCTATTCCATGAGTTCAAAGGCTTGGGAGAGATAGATGAGGTATACATTCCCAACAAGAAAACTAGATGGGGAAAGAAATATGGCATTGTCAGGTTCTTCAACGTTGACAATGAAAAACTGCTAGAAATAAAATTGGACAACATCTTCTTAGATGGCAAAAAAATCTTTGCCAATCTACCTAAGTTTCGAAGAAACCCCAGCCCTCAGAAGCGCCTAAACTCCAGGCATCACGACGGTAATGCAAGAAACGACTGGCATAACATGGGCTCAACACCAAAAAAATCACATAACCCTGCAAAGAGGTACGGGAAAGGATTGTCTTATGCAGTGGTTACTAAGGGAGACGCTACTGAGAAAGGCGAATCTTTGATCGCTTGTCTAGACTTTGAGGTAGGAGTGGATGATTTAGCAAGATTTGAGAAGGCCCATGTAGGGGAAGTCCTATTACCATGCACAACCTATGCCATGCAAGACATCTTGTACGCGGAGGGTCATTTTGATGTAAGGGTTATTCCTTTAGGTGTAAACCTGTGTATTCTAGAAAGTGTATCGGAAGGAGCTCTGGAAGCGATGCAGGAAGCAAACAAACCTTGGCTGAATCAATGGTTCAGGGTGATAAGGAGATGGGAAAGCAAAGACATCGATAAAGAGAGAATAACATGGATAAAGTTATTTGGAGTTCCTTGTTTTGCTTGGAGTCGCACCTTTTTTGAGTTTATCACAAAACAGACAGGGGTGATGGTTCGTGAGGACGCTATAACGGCCAGGAAAGACAAAATGGATGTAGCAAGAATTCAGATTCGAACTAAATCCTTCTCTATGATCAGGGAAGAGATTAAGGTTCAAATAAATAAGGAGGTGTTCAATATTCTAATGATGGAGGAAGTTCAGGGGCCAGAGGAAAGCTTCATAAGCAGTACCGTAAACCAGCTTGACCCAATCTGCAACAATTCTTTTATGAACTCGGTCAACGAATCTGATGATCTTTCTGATAGCGATTGCGAATCTGAATTTGTGCCGGAAACAGGCGAAGAGGTACCGGAGGAGGACGATCGGCCGACAGTGCTAGATGAAGCGGTGCCTAGAGGAGGAGTCACTCTACCCAATAAAGGTGAAAAGGACAAAGCGATGGCTGCTAGCATGGTCAGTTTTGAAAAGTCATCTGACAAAGCAAAAGATCTGATGGTAAGTTGTCAAAAAGGTCTTCAGGAGGCGCCTGCGATAAGACGTTCCAAATCCCTGGGAAGTGAAAAGGTCTTAGGTGTCAGTACTAGGTTGGAGTTACCCAACGAGAGAGAACGGATGGACATCTTTACTGGGCCGGTTTTATTGGGCCCAAGCAATGGACTTTTATCCTTTGATGAGGCTTGTCTCAGGACCAAGGCGCCAAAGTTTAAGcccaagaaactgaaaaaattgAAAGACTCAGGCAGCCCAGCTGAAGTATCACAATCCTATTTCGCCTGTCTCAACCCAAATTTCAAGCCCAATTTGAAGAAACCCGTTTTTCAGAAGAAGGATATGGTGGAGAAGAGCATCGAAGGTTCTACTTGTAGATGTGATTCCATGACTGATTCAGATATCATCAATTGCAATAACAGGCTGATGCTGAACACAAATTCTAAGATCGGGACAACCATGAAAGATTCCCTGATCAAACTGGGTCTAACATGTGTGGGCTCGGAGGAGGATATCCAATTGAAGATTGATGAAATGGAAGCTAGGGATAAAGAAGGACTAGCGGTCACGAAGGCGGATATTAGGACTGTGAAATGATTATAGTATCCTATAATCTTAGAGGAGGAGGCAGTAGGATTAAAAGAAAAAGGGTAGGGACCATGCTGCAATCAGGAAAAGTTGATGTGTGTTTCCTTCAGGAAACAAAATTATCCAGCTTCAATCTCAAGTTAGCTGAAGAGTTGTGGGGAGCCAAGGATGTAGATTGGACTCACCTTGATTCAACTGGTGCTTCGGGCGGTTCTGCTATTTTGTGGAGGAAAGATAGCTTGGAGCTCCATTCTAGCTATAGAGACTTTGGTTATGTGGGAATGAAGGCGGATATCAACGGTATGCTTGTTAACTTCATTAACGTTTATGCCCCCTGTAATTACATCACCAGAACAAGAGTGTGGCGTAGTATTATTCGCAGGAAATTAGCATCTTCAGGGGAAGAATGGTGCGTAGGTGGAGATTTTAATACTGTTATGTACAAAGAGGAAAGGATTGGGATAGGCACTGGTAGCTTCAGTAGAGACTCTAATGATTTCTGCAACTTTGTAGAAACAATGGAGCTTATCGATCTACTGAGTGTTGAAGGGAGGTTCACATGGTTCAGTGGGAATGGGAGATCAATGAGTAGATTGGAAAGATTTTTATTGTCGGACAAACTAATAACATAATGGAAGTTTGTTAACCAATGTGTGGGAAAACGCTGCTTATCTGACCATTGCCCTGTTTGGCTGAAAGGTGGGATCTCTGACTGGGGACCCAAACCGTTTCGTTTCAACAATAGCTGGTATCTCAATGAAAACTTTAAGTCTTACGTCACAGAGGAATGGAGAAAATTGAACTATAGAGGAAGAGGTGATTACTGTGtgtatgaaaaattaaaaagcaTTAAATCCAAACTGAAGGACTGGAACAGAGATGTTTTCGGATGGATCGATCTGAAAATCAGCAACAACATTGATGACCAAGCAAGACTTGACCAACTGTTAGTTGACAACATTGGAATGGACGCGACGGAGACTGTGGAGCAAAGAAGGAAGACGATCGAGAATTTATGGAAGAATCTTGAGATCAAGGAAAACATGCTAAGAATTAAATCTGGGCAAAGATGGTTGAAAGAAGGCGACCACAATACAAGCTATTTCCATAACTCTTTGAAATCCCGCTGAAGGAGGAACTCTTTAACCTCTGTCAAGACGTCAACAGGGACGGTGGAGGGAGTTAGCCAAGTCAAACACCATGTTTGGGAACACTTTGCAAACTTTTTCAAGGAATCCTATGATCACAGATCGATTCTTGAGGGTATAAGTTTCAACAGGTTAGAGGAGGTCACTGCAGCAAGTCTTGAGGCTCCTTTTAATGAACTTGAGATCAAGCAGGCTGTGTGGGACTGCGAAGGGAGTAAAACACCTGGGCCAGACGGTTTTACGATGGAATTCTTCAAGAATCACTGGGACATCCTAAAGGAGGATTTAATGAAGTTTGTTTCTGATTTTCATGCTAAAGAGACTCTAATTAAAGCCTGTACATCCTCCTTTATAACTCTGATTCCTAAAACTCCAAATCCGCAGAATCTATCAGAATACCGCCCTATCTGTCTCGTCGGGAGCCTCCTGAAGATTCTGTCAAAACTGTTGGCTGCAAGGCTTAAACTAGCGATTGATCGGCTCATATCAATTAAACAGTCAGCCTTTATTAAGAAGAGGAATATCATGGATGGAGTGGTGGTGGTTAACGAGCTTATGGATTTAGCCAAGAGGGACCGTAGAAGCTGTTTAATTATGAAAGTGGACTACGAGAAAGCCTATGACAGTGTTAGTTGGAACTACCTTCGGTTTATGATGAAAAGCATGGGGTTTGGCTGCAAATGGCAAAAGTGGATGGAGGCGTGTGTTTTTGTTAGTTCCATGGCGGTCATAGTCAATGGAAGTAGCACAAATGACTTCAAGGTCGAACGAGGGCTTCGGCAAGGAGACCCTCTATCTCCTCTTCTGTTTGTGATCGCAATGGAAGGCTTAACGCGTCTCATGGAGAAAGCTGTGGAAACGGGAGACTTCAAGGGATTCCAATACGGGGACAACAATTTTGTCGACATTTTGCAGTTTGCAGACGACACAATCATTTTTGGCGAAAGTGATCATCACAATCTCTGGAGCTGGAAGACTATTCTGAGGGGATTTGAACTTATGTCTGGCCTTAGAATTAATTTCCGCAAGAgcaatatttatggaataaaccTCCCTGTAGCAACAATGCAGCAGATATCCACGTTCATGTCGTGTGGGATGGGTTCAACTCCTTTCAATTTCCTTGGTGTGATGGTAGGTGACAGTCCTAGAAAAGCCGCAATGTGGAGGGATGTGATCCGAAACATAAAGAGCAGACTGCAGTCTTGGAACGGGCGTTTTCTCTCTATAGGAGGGAGGGTTGTATTGATAAATTCTGTTCTGAATGCAATACCTTTATATACCTTATAGTTTTACCGAGCGCCGAAGAAGGTGATCAAGGAAATAATAAGTATCCAAAGGAATTTTCTGTGGAAAGGTGTGGAAGGGGAAAGAGGTATCAATTGGGTTAAATGGAAAGATGTATGCAAAGCAAAAGAAGAGGGTGgtttggggattagagatatcgAAACCATGAAtatctctcttctaatgaagtgGAAATGGAGAATTTTGACGGAAGAGAACACGGTTTGGAAAGATATTTTGAAGTATAGATACCATACTCCCGAGGTAAAAATGTTTGTGAACGACGACAACGTGATGAACAAAAAAGATTCCCTGTGGTGGCGAGACCTACAGCTGATCAATGATTGTGCATCATCTAAaggtgaaattctggtaagacagaacccggatgtcatatacgatgtcgtgacatctggtctgtcatcagtttagctgaggcagtacatacagatccctcaattatttattacttctaacatccagaagtctggaagtgttggaatcaccgagattctgtgttagcacagtcattaaatcacacactgatgtcaggcacgatgttatgacatccaaactgaacttacaaataaacaatgcagaaacataaacaacacaacagaattgttcacccagttcggttcaatcaacctactctgggggcataccaagccagggatgaagtccactattagcagtaataattcagagctaaactcccagtttacaactcctcacttaatcactacccaatgacccctctacctaggttctccctagatatggaatatctccattccactcccaatcataccaatgatgtctagcagtcaacacctcagccactgcatcgacggcttaattaccaacattcaaaacacacaaataaacatatcttagagttgcttcaaagtttcctccaagcacacaactccactcattgctttacaacttctgagtgaataaaacaaacctcttacctacaggcttcgaggcacaaatcagtgaccttcccacaaaccgggaggttcacctacacggctaaccctaatagttacatctttctaaacgccggctagctacctaaactaggttacaaagtttcctatttataacctattcccaactggacttgggcttacaatcacaacattatttgctgttacaaatcacagaaaactttctgctaaaaacaaggtcttcaatcataagtttcctaatttatcttcataattggaaactgcataattctccaatattctaatcttaattctcttgacctttaaacctgccacataggattgcataatattccaaagaatattctgcatcttttaaaaccaaaactgaatctttatattccagctcagcaggcgcgtgacagctaaatataacag encodes:
- the LOC131660936 gene encoding uncharacterized protein LOC131660936, with amino-acid sequence MLQSGKVDVCFLQETKLSSFNLKLAEELWGAKDVDWTHLDSTGASGGSAILWRKDSLELHSSYRDFGYVGMKADINGMLVNFINVYAPCNYITRTRVWRSIIRRKLASSGEEWCVGGDFNTVMYKEERIGIGTGSFSRDSNDFCNFVETMELIDLLSVEGRFTWFSGNGRSMSGISDWGPKPFRFNNSWYLNENFKSYVTEEWRKLNYRGRGDYCVYEKLKSIKSKLKDWNRDVFGWIDLKISNNIDDQARLDQLLVDNIGMDATETVEQRRKTIENLWKNLEIKENMLRIKSGQRWRNSLTSVKTSTGTVEGVSQVKHHVWEHFANFFKESYDHRSILEGISFNRLEEVTAASLEAPFNELEIKQAVWDCEGSKTPGPDGFTMEFFKNHWDILKEDLMKFVSDFHAKETLIKACTSSFITLIPKTPNPQNLSEYRPICLVGSLLKILSKLLAARLKLAIDRLISIKQSAFIKKRNIMDGVVVVNELMDLAKRDRRSCLIMKVDYEKAYDSVSWNYLRFMMKSMGFGCKWQKWMEACVFVSSMAVIVNGSSTNDFKVERGLRQGDPLSPLLFVIAMEGLTRLMEKAVETGDFKGFQYGDNNFVDILQFADDTIIFGESDHHNLWSWKTILRGFELMSGLRINFRKSNIYGINLPVATMQQISTFMSCGMGSTPFNFLGVMFYRAPKKVIKEIISIQRNFLWKGVEGERGINWVKWKDVCKAKEEGGLGIRDIETMNISLLMKWKWRILTEENTVWKDILKYRYHTPEVKMFVNDDNVMNKKDSLWWRDLQLINDCASSKGEILPIKTSTKGISASDLFSCRVKNGSKTSFWFSKWIENQSLSESFPELYAKAVNPFMTVAEAGHWEEALWCWDVDHWLTEYDEDDEFLIQIMVDMLHQFQPEQQTEDEFKWAGDAEEEFTVKLCAHTIKKRDTENMVGIPVRKTLLAMWDIKAPSKVKIFAWRLILDRLPTKDQLKKRGILDTDRDCCCVFCSQEEESSKHLFDSCPITRNIWSRVGGWLGNSCNLSIEELPSFFTVSEKIKGVEERLTLGVIWLAVVWNIWKMRNAIIFNGCSFNFDDCYSAIVLASWKWFRLVNSSSTSCNFHFWNILPLSCIKR